Below is a genomic region from Mus musculus strain NOD/ShiLtJ chromosome 6 genomic patch of type FIX, GRCm38.p6 PATCHES MG4237_PATCH.
AGGTTTCTAAAAAATCCAAGTTTTATGAAGCAGAGGTTTGTGAGATACCACGGGCCAGAAGTAGGCAATGAGCACTTGCTACTCAGAGGCAGTTAAAGTGATGACAGAATTCTTGACCTGTAGTAAGGCATTGTGATCACACTGGTCTATATACTTCTGTGCACTTAGCATTATGCCAAGATCTGTAATTAATGATCTTACCTTAAGAGAAATAAGAGACATATAACAGAGGTTTTGGTGTTGGTAGACTCTTCTCCTGATTATGTTGATGTCTTCAGTGTTGTGCTCAAATGTCCAAATGTTAAAAGTTGAATACATTGAAATGCATGAAGCCTAAGTTGCAAGATCACCTCAATATGAATATTTTTTAGAGAGGAGCTGGGAATGTCCATGCTGTTAtgctgtatacatacatacatacatacatacatacatacatacatacatacatacacacacacacacacacacacacacacacacacacacacaaacatacatacacacacacacacgcacacacacatgtgtgtgtgtgtgtgtgtgtgttttcataccAGGTTTTCTCTGAGCAGTCCTGCctgccctggaactctttctgtaggccaggctggcctggaactcaaaaatccatccgactctgcctccaaagtgctgggattaaagacatgtgccaccactgccagtgGGATGTCCTAACTAATATTCCTAAACATTAAAATTCTTCTCCTTCAACCTCATAATTACAGGAATTATTTAATCATGCTACCCTTTACAGATAATTAGGTGGGTTTTAAGTGACAAAAACGTTTTCATGGGTCTAGAATATTTCAAAGGTTGTTTTGGAGTGTTTTTTCCCTGTAACAAATTTTATAATGTAGTAGCcgatttaaatatattaatcctgacatAATGAGAATCATCATATACTATCAACGAGTGGTGAGATTATATACAAGAGCTCTTTGTTATCTCCAAATCTTCTAAAAATAACTAATGATGGTTGATAAATTGTGTCAGTTAAAATGACCACTCACACTGAAGGTAAAGAAAAGTTCCTGTGACAATTAATCTTTTCGTATTTCCAGCCTCAATTACTGTGTCATTGAGAGATTTGCATCATGCACAAACTATGATGAAATTTACTTGTCTTCTGCGGGGAGACTCCCTTATTTACCAACATTCAAAGTTCTCAAGACATGTCAGATGAaaaacacagtctctctctctctctctctctctctctctctctctctctctctctctctctctcacacacacacacacacacacacacacactcacaatcacacacacacattctttttaaaagttcatcCAATAAATGCTCTAAGTCTACTTTAATGTAAATAGTTCATAAATACACACTTACTAAAAACTTCCATATTCTGTCAAAAAAAAAGTTGGAGATTCAGGGTTTTCCATGgaccaaaacaatacaaaatttcAGGGGTACTGATTTGTAATTCCCTCCCCAGAGGGTAGTAGGAGTGGCAAACAGAACCTGGATTTTAGAAACTATAAGATTCTCCTAATCGAAAGATGAACTTCTGAGTTTCCAGACCCCTACATGAAATAAGGAACCCCCAAATGATCCCAAAGATCACCAGTGTCTTAAGCTGCTGGTGGATCTTCAAATTTTCCAGAGAATGAATAAAAGATAATAATGCAATTCTGTATTTATGGTCTTCCCCTGCAACATACCTGTGTGCTGTAAAAAATCTAAAACAGTCTTGGTTTTACTATACAATCTGTTCTGATCCCTGTTGAGGGATTCCAGAAGATTACACTCTATAGACTTCTTTTTCAGCAGTTCATTCTTCAATTTGATGTCACTTTGCATGATGCTGCAGTTATTGTGGTGGTTTAGAAATTCCTGCAGTTCATGTTTTTGTTGACCATACTGAAAAACTAAGTTAGTTACAGTTATAATATCAAAAATGCTTATAAGAAGTATATTTTGAAATTCAAAGTTAGAGAAAAAGCTTCATGTTGACACCCAATGCATATCATTACTTTCATTGGTACTTTAACATTTATAAATTAGCACTTCGATTAACTCACTATAGAAATGGATACTTCATTATTTCAATAAGTTAAGTTTACTGTAAAACAAATCATATAGCTGAATAAAATTACGCTTTAAGTAACTTCCATTCATTTCATATTTGCAGCACAAATTTACATTTAATTGCCTAAGTAAAATATTCAGTGAATACTTAACACACTATGAAAATGTGAACTAATAAAACACATTAAGAAATGGCATGATTCTTATTGGTGCATATGTAATGCAATATATCCACATACATAGTTATGTTTTAGCAGAACCTGAAAGTGATTTCCTCTGCTAATGtagagaaaaatcaatgaagtTTAACCTTTAATTTCTCTGTACAGTTGAATTCGTCTTACTTAAGCATGACCTCAGTATACATTGAAGAATTATAAAAAGGCCATCAATTTTTTGCACAGctgttttccaaaaaaaaaaaaaaaaaaaaaaattacattagaTCCCCAATCACCTGAGATCACAAAGTAGACTATCACCAAGTCCTCAGAAGGAACTTGACCAAAAATGAGACCAAAAAGGGAACTCTCAACATCCCCAGAGCTAACATATTAAGTAAAATAGAGAACAGAACACTGCAttttgtcaagaaaaaaaatattatagcTCCAGAGATTCTGACTTATCCCCTGATTATAAGCAGAAGTACTTACAGCATGTATAACTGCATAGTTCATATGTAAAGCTATTATTTAGGCAGAAGGTCAAAGAAGGTGTATCTCAATTACTCACTGTTTGTCACAAGCACTGTAACAATTACCAGTCGAAGGGAAATGAGGATCCCAAGAGCTATCACAATGAACTGCCAGGGAACTGAACACACTTAAAtcagcaaaacaaagcaagaaaatctCTATTAATAGGCCTGTTCTCCATACTGATTACAATTTGTGTAGCGTGGATAGAAGGGAAAATTTTGTACAAGTCTATCATAGGAACTGACTAAAATATACATTCAAAATTGTAGATTTCGACCTAAAACATACAGACTCTAGAAATCCTACAAATATGAAGTCTCAAAAAATTTTGAACAAGGCCTTGGCCTTGTACAATGAATCCTCTTGACTCAGCTTAGAAGGAGTTAGATGACAGGCATGTGCCCTCACCCAATTCTATAGAAACAAAAGGGCATTCTACAGAAGGCCCTTGAGATATGAATACTATCCATGTACAAAATACCAAGCATGGGCATGCAGTCCAACAAGGAAAATAACTGAGGATGGAATAGAAAGATAGTGGGATGGGTGTTTTTGAGAAATGTTAGGGAACCACAGTTGTTCTGGAGCTTATCTATATACATTCCCATTTTGAAAGTGCCTACAAGTTAAGAATCACTTTTTTCTTGCAAGTTCGAAATTGCTCTATATAATACTCAATATTTTGGTGTATCTAAGGCATTTGGAATCTGAAACTCATGCCTTTGTTCACCATTAtaccaacaaagaaaaatatctcaTCTTGGAGCACAGCTGTGGCAATGTGTATAGAGCAactaaaattgacaaaatttgaCATTACCTCAGTTTCAGTAATACACAAAATTATTCTTGATATTTTTGGGAACTCAAACTGGGGTTTGCTCATTCCCACACAGACTAATCCTCTTATCCCCTCTCTCTTCATCTGCAACTTTATTCTCAGGAAGAAACTTCCTCTTCTGATGGACCACTGTTTTAGCTTAGTTACATTAAATATTTGGATATTTATGACTATTAAAACACTTTCCTCAAGAGTAAAAGCATTTTTTTGATTGCATAGGCTTCATTTCTTAGGATTTTGTTTATCTAGAACATTTGGTGTTATTTCCGAACCAAGTTTGTCTTTCAGGTTGGATGAAAGTTTGGATGTTTATGACAattaaaaaactttttttcttagctcttaatggtggcacacgccttcaattccagcacttgggaggtagaggctggcagatatctgagttcgaggccatcctggtctacagaaatctgcctgcctctgcctcccaagtgctgggattaaaggcatgtgccaccaccgcacAGCTTAGTaggatattttttaattactaaaattttaaaatatttatttttaaaaaagcgaTTTTACACACTTAAGGCACTTACCTCTGAGGCCAGCTTTTCTAGGCTTCAGCGTCTCCTCAAGCCTCACCCGGTTCTGCAACCCTGAAGTCTTTTGGAATCTCACAGTTGAGAAGGTGACCTCCTGCTCACTCATCTTGGGAGGATGTAGAGTATGTTCTCTGTTAAAATATGTCCTTGAGTGACttctaaagaaaacattaaaatgccAACCTATTGTAAGG
It encodes:
- the Klra16 gene encoding killer cell lectin-like receptor, subfamily A, member 16 (The RefSeq protein has 5 substitutions compared to this genomic sequence), producing MSEQEVTFSTVRFQKTSGLQNRVRLEETLKPRKAGLRVCSVSWQFIVIALGILISLRLVIVAVLVTNIFQYGQQKHELQEFLNHHNNCSIMQSDIKLKNELLKKKSIECNLLESLNRDQNRLYNKTKTVLDFLQHTGRGDKVYWFCYGMKCYYFVMDRKPWSGCKQTCQSSGLSLLKIDDEDELKFLQLVVPSDVCWIGLSYDNKKKDWSWVDNGPSKLALNTRKYNIRDGGCMLLSKTRLDNGNCDQVFICICAKRLDNFPH